Part of the Solwaraspora sp. WMMA2065 genome is shown below.
GTTCCCCGAGGATCTGCCGCTGCCGAAGGGCTGGCGGCGGGTCGGCCACGTGGTCAAGGGCGCCGGGGTCACCGTCGACGGTCAGCCCTACCAGGGCGTCGCCGGCTGGGAACACTTCCAGTGAGGCCGCGCCGGTCACCGCTGAGCCACCGCCGGTGACCGCACTACGCTTTACCGCGTGACTGATCTGCTTCAGACCGGCGTCGAGATCCGCCGGGTCCGCTACACCGACGCGGTGGCGCAACGCCTGGTGGCCGCCGCCATGGCCGATCTGGGTGCCCGCTACGGCGGCACCGGCGACGACACCCCGGTCGACCCGGCCCACTTCGACCCGCCCGGCGGTGCCTTCCTGATCGCCCACCTGGACGGGGCGCCGGCCGGCTGCGCCGGCTGGCGCAGCCATGGCAGCTCCGGCGAGGACGCCGAGCTGAAGCGGATGTACGTCGCCGACGCCGCACGCGGTCGCGGGGTGGCCCGCGCGCTGCTGGCCGCCGTCGAACGCTCTGCCGCCGGCCAGGGCCGCCGCCGGGTCATCCTGGAGTGCGGCGACAAGCAGCCCGAGGCGATCGCGCTCTACAGCAGCTGCGGGTACGCCCGGATCCCGAACTTCGGCTACTACCGGGACTCGCCGGGCTGCCTGTCCTTCGGCCGGGTGCTCAGCGCCGACTCGTGACGGGTGCTCACCGCCCGACTGGTGACCGTACACAGTCAGCCGCCGGACCCGATCGGGTCCGGCGGCTGCGCTGAAACGTCGAGGTCGTGGGCGGCGCGGTCAGGCGCCCCGGACCACCTTGCCGGCCTTGAGGCAGGAGGTGCAGGCATTCACCTTGCGGGTGTTGCCGCCACCGGCCGGGGTGCGAACGGTCTGGATGTTCGGGTTCCAACGGCGGTTGGTCTTCTTCTTCGACCACGGCACGTTGTGACCGAAGCCCGGCCCTTTGCCACAGACGTCGCACACGCTAGCCACGGGATACTCCTGGGGATTTGTCGTTCATCAGGTCGCCGGTCGCCGGGACACACCACGCCCAGACAACCTGGCCAGGCTACCCGATCGACCACCCGGGCGGCCAATCGCCCCGGCCCGACCGTCCCGATGCCGCCGCCCGGCCGGATCGGGTCGTCTCCGCGCGCCGACCGCCCGGCCCGCACCCGGGTCGTCTTCACGGCGGCTGTCGGCGCGCGCCAGTAGGCTCATCGCCGTGCTGGACACCCTTGACGCCGCCGCCGTGCGCCGGTGGTGTTCGGGTGCGCTGGCAGCGCTGCATCGCCACCAGGGCGAGATCGACGCGCTCAACGTCTACCCGGTGCCGGACGGTGACACCGGCACCAACCTGGTCCTCACCCTCACCTCGGCGCAGCATGCCCTGGCCCTCGACCTGGACAACTCCTCGGAGGGGGAGCAGACCTCGCACGGGCGGGTGCTGCGGCTGATGGCCCGGGGTGCGCTGCTCGGTGCCCGGGGCAACTCCGGGGTGATCGTCTCGCAGATCCTGCGCGCGTTGGCCGACGCGCTCACCGACACCGCCGTGGTGCGCGGCCGGGCCCTCGCGTCGGCGTTGACCGCCGCAACCGACGCGGCGTACGCGGCGGTCGCCCGCCCGGTCGAGGGGACGGTGCTGACCGTGGTCGCCGCCGCCGCGCGGGCCGCCGACCGGACCGGCTCCGACGACCTCGCCACCGTGGTACGGGCCGCCGCCTCGGCCGCCCGCGACGCCCTCGCCGCGACGCCCGGTCAGCTGCCGGTGCTGGCCCGCGCCGGGGTGGTCGACGCCGGCGGCCGCGGCCTGTGCCTGCTGCTCGACGCGCTGGCCGCCGTGGTCGGCACCCCGGTCACCGACAGCACCGGCGATCACCCGGCCGACCCCGGCGACACCGGCGATCCCGCCGACCGGGTCCCTGGTAACCCCGGTGACGTCGGGCCCGCCGTCGACCCCCGCAGTGGGACCGGCTCCGAGGGGTACGCCTACGAGGTGCAGTTCCTGCTCGAAGCGCCGGCCGGGGCGGTCGACCGGATGCGGGCCGCACTCGCCGAGATCGGCGACTCGCTGGTCGTCGTCGGCTCCGACGCAGGGGGCGAAGACGACGGGGGCGAAGACGCAGGGGGCGAAGACGACGGGGACGGTCCGGTGTGGAACGTGCACGTGCACGTCGACGACATCGGCGCCGCCGTCGAGGCCGGCATCGCCGCCGGTCGCCCGTACCAGATCTCGGTCACCCGGTTCGCCGACCAGCCGGCGCCGCCGCTCGCCGGCCGGGCCGCCGTGGTGGTCGCCGCCGGCACCGGCCTCGCCGCCCTGTTCACCGGCGAGGGCGCAGGCGTGGTCGGCGGCTCCCCGTCCACCGCCGAGCTGCTCGACGCCATCCGCCGCACCGGCGCCGCCGAAGTGGTGGTGCTGCCCAACGACCCGGACACCCAGGCCGTCGCCGGCCTCGCCGCCCGGGAGGCCGAGGCCGGCGGCGTCACCGTCGCCGTCGTGCCGACCCGATCACCGGTGCAGGCCCTCGCCGCCCTCGCCGTCCGCGACCCGCGACGCCGCTTCGACGACGACGTGATCGCGATGGCCGAGGCGGCCGGGGCCTGCCGGTACGCCGAGGTCTGCCACGCCGCCCGGGAAGCGCTCACCGTCGCCGGCCGCTGCCGCCCCGGTGACGTGCTCGCCCTGGTCGAGGGGGAGGTGCTGCTGATCGGCACCGACCTGGCCGGCACCTGCCGCAACCTGCTGGACCAGCTGCTCAGCGGCGGCGGTGAACTGGTCACCCTCATCATCGGCGAGCAGGCACCGGACGGCCTGGGCGAGGCGGTGGCGGCGCACGTCGCCCGCTGCTGGCCGTTCGTCGAGGTGCACACCTTCGTCGGCGGGCAGCCGCACTACCCGCTGCTGGTAGGAATCGAATGACGCAGCCGTTGTTGGGGGCCGGATGACGCAGCCGTGCACGATGGACAGTCCGCTGAAGGTCAACCTGGGCGCGAAGACCGCCAAGGCGATGGCCGACCACCTCGACCTGCACACCGTCGGGGACCTGCTCTACCACTTCCCGCGCCGCTACGACCAGCGCGGCGAACACACCGACATCCGTTCGCTGGAGGTGGGGGAGCAGGTCACCGTCCTGGGCCAGGTGCGGCGGACCACCGTACGGCCGATGCGCCAACGGCGCGGCAAGCTGCTCGAAGTGGTCGTCGAGGACGGCACCGGCGGCACCCTGACGTTGACCTTCTTCGGCAACCAGGCGTGGCGGGAACGGGACCTGAAACCGGGCCGCTGGGGGCTGTTCGCCGGCAAGGTGACCGAGTTCCGGGGCGTACGCCAGCTCAACGGCCCCGAGTACGTGCTGCTCGGTGACGGTGCCGCCGACGGCGAGGTGGCCGCCGAGGACCCGGTGGAGGAGTTCGCCGGTGCGCTGATCCCGGTCTACCCGGCCGCCGCCGCCGTACCGACCTGGGTGATCGCCCGCTGCGTACGGACCGTGCTGGACGTGCTCACCCCGCCTGAGGATCCGATGCCGGCGGCGGTCCGGGCCAGCCGCAACCTGCTCGGCCTGCATCCGGCGCTGCGGCAGATCCACCGCCCGGCCGACGAACCCGAGCTGTTCCAGGCCCGGCGGCGGCTCAAGTGGGACGAGGCGTTCGCCGTACAGCTGACGTTGGTGCAGCGCAAGCTGCGCGCCGCCGACTGGCCCGCACGGCCCCGGCCCCGCGCGGACGGCGGCCTGCTGGCCGCGTTCGACGCCCGACTGCCGTACGAGCTGACCGACGGTCAGCGGCGCATCGGCGAGGAGGTCGCCGCCGACCTGGCCACCGCGCATCCGATGCACCGGCTGCTGCAGGGCGAGGTCGGGTCCGGCAAGACGGTGTGCGCGCTGCGGGCGATGCTGCAGGTCGTCGACGCCGGCGGGCAGGCGGCGCTGCTCGCCCCGACCGAGGTGCTGGCCGCCCAGCACCACCGGGGCATCCAGGAGCTGCTCGGCCCGCTGGGGCGGGCCGGTGAGCTGGACGGCGACCCGGCCGGCACCCGGGTGACGCTGGTCACCGGGTCGCTGGGTGCGGCGGCCCGCCGGGCCGCCCTCGACGAGGTCCGCGACGGCCGGGCCGGCATCGTGATCGGCACCCACGCCCTGCTGTACGAGGGCGTCGACTTCGCCGACCTGGGTCTGGTCGTCGTCGACGAGCAGCACCGGTTCGGGGTGGAGCAGCGCGACGCGTTGCGGGCCAAGGCCGAGCAGCCGCCGCACGTGCTGGTGATGACCGCCACCCCGATCCCGCGGACGGTCGCCATGACCGTGTACGGCGATCTGGAGGTGTCCGCGCTCACCCAGCTGCCCGGCGGCCGGTCGCCGATCGTCTCGCACGTGGTGCCGGCGGCGGAGAAGCCGGCCTTCCTGGAGCGGGCCTGGCGGCGGGTACGCGAGGAGGTGGCCGCCGGCCATCAGGTGTATGTGGTCTGCCCGCGCATCGGTGACGCGACCGGAACCGGCGTCGATGAGGAGCCCTCCGGTGACGGCGACGATCCCGGGGCGCGGCGGCCGCCGCTGGCGGTGACCGAGGTGGCGCCGCTGCTCGCCGACGGGCCGCTGCACGGGCTGCGGATCGAGGTGCTGCACGGCCGGCTACCGGCCGACGCCAAGGACGCGGTGATGCGTGCCTTCGCCGCCGGTGACGTCGACGTGCTGGTCGCCACGACGGTGGTCGAGGTGGGGGTGAACGTGCCGAACGCCACCGTGATGATCGTGCTGGACGCCGACCGGTTCGGGGTGTCGCAGCTGCACCAGCTGCGTGGCCGGGTCGGTCGGGGCTCGGCGGCCGGGCTGTGCCTGCTGGTCACCGACGCCGCCGACGGTACGCCGGCCCGCGAGCGGCTGGACGCGGTCGCGTCGACCACCGACGGGTTCCGGCTGGCCGAGCTGGATCTGGAGCAGCGCCGCGAAGGTGACGTGCTGGGCGCGACCCAGTCGGGTCGCCGGTCCCACCTGCGGCTGTTGTCGCTGCTGCGCGACGCCGACCTGATCGGGCAGGCCCGGGCCGAGGCGATCGACCTGCTCGGCGACGATCCGGAGCTGACCCGGCATCCGACGCTGGCGGCATCCGTCGGCACTTTGGTCGACGCCGAACGCGCCGAGTACCTGGAGAAGGGCTGAATCCACGGCCAGGGCTGCGGCGGACCGGGGAACGGCTGCGGCCGGACAGGCGGAAGGGCGCCGACCGGGGGGATGGTCGACGCCCTTCCTCGGGGTGGTGCGGGGGGATGACTTGTCAGTCAGTCACGACCCAGGGTGGCTGACTCAGGCAGTGAAGGTGACCCGCCGACGACGCGCCAGGTAAAACAGCACGCCACCGATGGCCAGCAGCGCGACGGCGCCAGCGGCGAGTCCGCCGGCGGCGGCACCGGTGACCGGCAGGGAACCGCCGCCCTCGCCACCGGTGTCACAGTCCTCCGGCAGCTCCCAGGCGATCGTCTCGTCGAGCGCTGCCTCGCTGCTGAGCACGTGGACCTGGAAGCCTTTGGCGGCGTCGAACTCGACGACCTCGGTGACGCCCGGCTCGACGGTTACCACGATGGCGTCGCCCTCGCTCGGGGTCAGGGTCACGGTGAAGGTTGCGCCGTCCTCCGGATTGGCGAAACCGACGACCAGCTGGTCGCAGGTGGACTCGTAGCCGCCCTCGGGCTCGCCCGGCTCGACGCAGTTCTCCGGCTCAACCCACTTGTAGGGCTCGCTGACCGGCTCTTCGCCGTGGGTCACGGTGACCGGGCCGGCATCGCCAGGAACCTGAATGTCGTCCTTTCTCCGGCCCGGCTCAACGGTGTAGGTCTCGGAGAAATCCCCGGCCGTGACAGTCAGCTCGGCCGACTCGGTTGCGTTCTCGCCGTTGCTTACCGTAACCCAGACGGTACCCGTACAGTCGGACAGGAAGCTGGCCGCCGGAATCACGACCGGGTCCTGGACATCTGGGGTCGGCGTGACATCGGGCGACGGGGTCGGCGACGGCGACTCCTCCGGAGACGGGGTCGGCGACGGCGACTCGGGGATGTCAACGGTGCAGTCGCCGCCGAGTTCGATCTTCCCCTTGCGGAACTTCTGCTCGGCATACCCGTCGTTCCACGCGCCCTTGACCGCCAGCGTGGCCTTGGTGGTGGTGCCCGGCACCCGCTGGGTACCGATGATGGCCGAGTTGACGCTGTACGGGTAGCCGTCCCGAATTCGGGTTCGGGCGATGCCGTCCAGCGTGGTGTCGGCCGGGGTGTGGTACACCGCGCTCAGCCGGAACTTGGTCGCCCTGAAATGCCACTCGCTGCGGACACTCC
Proteins encoded:
- a CDS encoding GNAT family N-acetyltransferase, with the translated sequence MLQTGVEIRRVRYTDAVAQRLVAAAMADLGARYGGTGDDTPVDPAHFDPPGGAFLIAHLDGAPAGCAGWRSHGSSGEDAELKRMYVADAARGRGVARALLAAVERSAAGQGRRRVILECGDKQPEAIALYSSCGYARIPNFGYYRDSPGCLSFGRVLSADS
- a CDS encoding DAK2 domain-containing protein, producing MLDTLDAAAVRRWCSGALAALHRHQGEIDALNVYPVPDGDTGTNLVLTLTSAQHALALDLDNSSEGEQTSHGRVLRLMARGALLGARGNSGVIVSQILRALADALTDTAVVRGRALASALTAATDAAYAAVARPVEGTVLTVVAAAARAADRTGSDDLATVVRAAASAARDALAATPGQLPVLARAGVVDAGGRGLCLLLDALAAVVGTPVTDSTGDHPADPGDTGDPADRVPGNPGDVGPAVDPRSGTGSEGYAYEVQFLLEAPAGAVDRMRAALAEIGDSLVVVGSDAGGEDDGGEDAGGEDDGDGPVWNVHVHVDDIGAAVEAGIAAGRPYQISVTRFADQPAPPLAGRAAVVVAAGTGLAALFTGEGAGVVGGSPSTAELLDAIRRTGAAEVVVLPNDPDTQAVAGLAAREAEAGGVTVAVVPTRSPVQALAALAVRDPRRRFDDDVIAMAEAAGACRYAEVCHAAREALTVAGRCRPGDVLALVEGEVLLIGTDLAGTCRNLLDQLLSGGGELVTLIIGEQAPDGLGEAVAAHVARCWPFVEVHTFVGGQPHYPLLVGIE
- the rpmB gene encoding 50S ribosomal protein L28; protein product: MASVCDVCGKGPGFGHNVPWSKKKTNRRWNPNIQTVRTPAGGGNTRKVNACTSCLKAGKVVRGA
- a CDS encoding cell wall anchor protein, with amino-acid sequence MNRLKSPLRRAVAIAAGATIGMVGAVALATPASAHYTAPTGSAVCDTATGEWEITWSVRSEWHFRATKFRLSAVYHTPADTTLDGIARTRIRDGYPYSVNSAIIGTQRVPGTTTKATLAVKGAWNDGYAEQKFRKGKIELGGDCTVDIPESPSPTPSPEESPSPTPSPDVTPTPDVQDPVVIPAASFLSDCTGTVWVTVSNGENATESAELTVTAGDFSETYTVEPGRRKDDIQVPGDAGPVTVTHGEEPVSEPYKWVEPENCVEPGEPEGGYESTCDQLVVGFANPEDGATFTVTLTPSEGDAIVVTVEPGVTEVVEFDAAKGFQVHVLSSEAALDETIAWELPEDCDTGGEGGGSLPVTGAAAGGLAAGAVALLAIGGVLFYLARRRRVTFTA
- the recG gene encoding ATP-dependent DNA helicase RecG — protein: MTQPCTMDSPLKVNLGAKTAKAMADHLDLHTVGDLLYHFPRRYDQRGEHTDIRSLEVGEQVTVLGQVRRTTVRPMRQRRGKLLEVVVEDGTGGTLTLTFFGNQAWRERDLKPGRWGLFAGKVTEFRGVRQLNGPEYVLLGDGAADGEVAAEDPVEEFAGALIPVYPAAAAVPTWVIARCVRTVLDVLTPPEDPMPAAVRASRNLLGLHPALRQIHRPADEPELFQARRRLKWDEAFAVQLTLVQRKLRAADWPARPRPRADGGLLAAFDARLPYELTDGQRRIGEEVAADLATAHPMHRLLQGEVGSGKTVCALRAMLQVVDAGGQAALLAPTEVLAAQHHRGIQELLGPLGRAGELDGDPAGTRVTLVTGSLGAAARRAALDEVRDGRAGIVIGTHALLYEGVDFADLGLVVVDEQHRFGVEQRDALRAKAEQPPHVLVMTATPIPRTVAMTVYGDLEVSALTQLPGGRSPIVSHVVPAAEKPAFLERAWRRVREEVAAGHQVYVVCPRIGDATGTGVDEEPSGDGDDPGARRPPLAVTEVAPLLADGPLHGLRIEVLHGRLPADAKDAVMRAFAAGDVDVLVATTVVEVGVNVPNATVMIVLDADRFGVSQLHQLRGRVGRGSAAGLCLLVTDAADGTPARERLDAVASTTDGFRLAELDLEQRREGDVLGATQSGRRSHLRLLSLLRDADLIGQARAEAIDLLGDDPELTRHPTLAASVGTLVDAERAEYLEKG